Proteins encoded in a region of the Melioribacteraceae bacterium genome:
- a CDS encoding NADH-ubiquinone oxidoreductase-F iron-sulfur binding region domain-containing protein — MKNYIDKCCDQCWHSIETPCEQFIACCTDGPLCHQDEVCKTKFTGLFKTLKYISQDVPLIFIGMGTCGLASGAEKVRKVIEEELEKNKIAASIIPTGCIGYCAKEPIVDIKLPGQDRISYCEIFVKDVPDFIKTTVIQKGVYKKKLLGKYGIGNETVPSMNDNPFFKRQLKVVLENCGIINPKSIDEYIANGGFKALDKALRILTPEKVVEEIKVSGLRGRGGGGFSTGLKWEMAHKKDSETKYIICNADEGDPGAFMDRSVLESDPYKVVEGMILGGYAIGASFGYIYCRAEYPLAIERLLNTIERCREYGLLGKNILNSDFDFDLKIKKGAGAFVCGEETALIASIEGKRGMPRPRPPYPTDAGLWGKPTVINNVETFANITSIINRGSGWFSSLGTEKSKGTKVFALSGKIANSGLVEIPMGIPLRDVVFDIGGGIPDGKKFKAVQIGGPSGGCLPESVMDTVVDYESLKKVGAMMGSGGFVVMDEDTCMVDVAKYFLTFIQNESCGKCVPCREGTKRMLEIIERIPVSYGSNGNKLDQLQRFKGIIHLQRLADVIRDTSLCGLGQSAPNPVISGLTYFREEYEEHLFERKCEAKVCKELLTFQIDPSICNGCGVCLRKCPVEAIVGEKKQAHHIIELKCTKCGMCFESCRFNAIAIN, encoded by the coding sequence ATGAAAAATTATATTGATAAATGTTGCGACCAATGCTGGCATTCTATTGAAACTCCATGTGAGCAGTTTATTGCATGCTGTACTGACGGACCACTTTGTCATCAGGATGAAGTTTGTAAGACTAAATTTACCGGATTGTTTAAAACTCTGAAATATATCAGTCAGGATGTTCCTTTAATATTCATCGGTATGGGAACATGCGGGCTTGCGTCCGGCGCAGAAAAAGTAAGAAAAGTAATTGAAGAGGAATTAGAAAAAAATAAAATTGCCGCATCGATAATCCCAACCGGCTGTATCGGTTATTGTGCTAAAGAACCGATTGTTGACATAAAGCTACCGGGACAGGACAGAATATCGTATTGCGAAATATTTGTAAAGGATGTTCCGGATTTTATAAAGACAACGGTAATTCAAAAAGGTGTTTATAAAAAGAAATTGCTGGGTAAATACGGAATTGGAAACGAAACTGTTCCGTCAATGAACGATAATCCTTTTTTCAAAAGACAATTAAAAGTTGTTCTTGAAAATTGCGGTATCATAAATCCTAAATCGATTGACGAATATATTGCCAACGGAGGATTCAAAGCACTAGATAAAGCATTAAGAATTCTTACACCTGAAAAAGTAGTTGAAGAAATAAAAGTGAGCGGATTACGCGGTCGCGGAGGCGGAGGATTTTCAACAGGCCTTAAATGGGAAATGGCCCATAAAAAAGATTCCGAAACCAAGTACATAATCTGCAATGCCGATGAAGGTGATCCCGGCGCTTTCATGGACCGGTCGGTTCTTGAAAGTGACCCTTACAAAGTTGTTGAAGGTATGATTTTAGGCGGATATGCGATCGGTGCATCATTCGGATATATTTATTGCCGTGCTGAATATCCTCTTGCAATTGAAAGACTGCTGAATACAATTGAACGGTGCCGCGAATACGGACTTCTCGGTAAAAATATTCTCAACAGTGATTTTGATTTCGATCTCAAAATTAAAAAAGGTGCTGGTGCATTTGTATGCGGCGAAGAGACCGCGCTCATTGCTTCTATCGAAGGTAAGAGGGGAATGCCCCGGCCAAGACCTCCTTATCCTACCGATGCTGGATTATGGGGAAAACCGACTGTAATTAACAATGTAGAAACCTTCGCAAACATTACTTCAATTATCAATCGCGGATCCGGATGGTTTTCTTCTCTGGGTACTGAGAAAAGTAAAGGGACTAAAGTATTTGCACTGAGCGGTAAAATAGCTAATAGCGGCCTGGTTGAAATACCTATGGGTATACCTCTGAGGGATGTTGTATTCGATATCGGCGGTGGAATTCCGGATGGTAAGAAATTTAAAGCTGTGCAAATCGGCGGACCGTCGGGAGGATGCCTTCCAGAATCTGTTATGGATACTGTAGTTGATTATGAATCTCTTAAAAAAGTCGGCGCCATGATGGGATCCGGCGGTTTTGTGGTTATGGATGAAGATACCTGTATGGTGGATGTTGCAAAATATTTCCTTACGTTTATTCAGAATGAGAGCTGCGGTAAATGTGTTCCGTGCCGCGAGGGTACTAAAAGAATGCTCGAAATAATCGAAAGGATTCCTGTTAGCTACGGCTCGAACGGGAATAAACTCGATCAACTCCAAAGATTTAAAGGAATTATACATTTACAGAGACTCGCCGATGTAATCCGTGATACTTCATTATGCGGATTAGGACAGAGCGCACCAAACCCTGTAATCTCAGGTTTAACATATTTCCGTGAAGAATATGAAGAGCATTTATTCGAACGTAAATGTGAAGCGAAAGTCTGTAAAGAGCTTCTTACGTTTCAGATCGATCCTTCGATTTGTAACGGCTGCGGTGTCTGTTTGAGGAAATGTCCGGTAGAAGCAATTGTCGGCGAGAAAAAACAGGCGCATCATATAATTGAACTGAAATGCACTAAATGCGGAATGTGCTTTGAATCGTGCCGGTTCAATGCCATTGCTATAAATTAA
- a CDS encoding cation diffusion facilitator family transporter, which yields MEKFNVSNIALKRRAAWLSLIVGLSMFAAKISAYMITGSTAIFSDAAESVVHVAATSMALFSIYLSSKPADESHLYGHGNIEYFSAGIEGLLIIVAAVTIIYSSLIALLQGVSMQQLDIGTSIIALAGIVNLFLGLYLIRQGKKTNSLTLIADGKHVLTDSYTSIAVVAGLVLVLITGYLVLDPIIAIVVAFNILFTGYKLIRESISGLMNETDISMLESITNLFEEIKKDYWIDIHHLRFRKSGEIVFVDFHLILPYYFTIEQSHHEETYIRDSLRKIFPATGIRVHMDYCKPDCCKYCNYNKCTERKDEKKIEFSWDARKLIGNPVYEID from the coding sequence ATGGAGAAATTCAACGTATCAAATATTGCACTTAAGCGACGGGCTGCCTGGCTATCCCTGATAGTTGGATTAAGTATGTTTGCCGCTAAAATTTCGGCATACATGATAACCGGTTCAACAGCAATTTTTTCGGATGCAGCTGAATCTGTTGTTCATGTCGCAGCAACATCAATGGCTTTGTTCAGCATCTATCTAAGTTCTAAACCGGCTGACGAATCTCATTTATACGGGCACGGAAACATAGAATACTTTTCTGCTGGAATTGAAGGACTCCTGATTATAGTTGCCGCAGTCACAATAATTTATTCCTCACTTATCGCTCTACTACAAGGTGTATCGATGCAGCAGCTTGATATCGGCACATCCATAATTGCACTGGCAGGGATCGTCAATCTTTTTCTCGGACTCTATTTGATAAGACAAGGGAAGAAAACAAATTCACTTACATTAATTGCTGATGGGAAGCATGTTCTGACCGATTCATATACAAGCATAGCAGTAGTTGCCGGATTAGTGTTAGTACTTATAACAGGTTACTTAGTGCTCGATCCCATAATAGCAATAGTCGTTGCATTCAACATTCTTTTTACCGGTTACAAGCTGATAAGAGAATCAATCAGCGGACTAATGAACGAAACTGATATAAGTATGCTGGAATCTATTACAAATCTATTTGAAGAGATTAAGAAAGACTACTGGATTGACATTCATCATTTAAGATTCCGGAAATCAGGTGAGATAGTATTTGTGGATTTCCACCTTATATTACCTTACTACTTTACTATTGAACAATCGCATCATGAAGAGACCTACATAAGAGATTCATTACGTAAGATATTTCCGGCAACCGGGATACGTGTCCATATGGATTACTGTAAACCTGATTGCTGCAAATATTGCAATTACAACAAATGCACA
- the nuoE gene encoding NADH-quinone oxidoreductase subunit NuoE codes for MHTQILKKYPLYERSNLIPILQDVQEQYGFLPEKALKDISCHLSIPLSSVYGVATFYNQFRLTPLGKNIIRVCRGTACHVKNSANILIALEHELGICAGQTSRDKLFTLETVACIGACSIAPVININDEYYGRITVKEIPKIISKYRKEEALKKEKVIEVVEE; via the coding sequence ATGCATACTCAAATTCTGAAAAAATACCCTTTGTATGAAAGAAGTAATCTTATACCGATACTTCAGGATGTTCAGGAACAGTACGGATTTCTACCGGAAAAAGCTTTGAAAGATATTTCCTGCCATCTTTCAATTCCTCTTAGCAGCGTTTATGGTGTAGCTACTTTCTATAATCAATTCAGACTCACTCCACTTGGCAAGAATATTATAAGAGTTTGCAGAGGAACCGCATGCCATGTTAAAAATTCTGCCAATATATTAATTGCGCTCGAACACGAACTTGGAATTTGTGCCGGACAAACATCCCGCGACAAACTATTTACCCTCGAAACAGTTGCATGTATTGGTGCTTGCAGTATTGCACCGGTTATAAATATTAACGATGAATATTACGGCAGGATAACAGTTAAAGAAATACCTAAGATTATAAGTAAATACAGAAAAGAAGAAGCTCTTAAAAAAGAGAAGGTAATCGAGGTGGTTGAAGAATGA